Genomic DNA from Capsicum annuum cultivar UCD-10X-F1 unplaced genomic scaffold, UCD10Xv1.1 ctg78057, whole genome shotgun sequence:
TCTAATATTATCTGTATAATATTTTAGTGTCTCTTTTTGCTATCTTGTCTTTTCCTCTTATGTTAGTGGATTTTTAGGCATTATGTGGCCTAGTGTAGTGTTAATGTATTGTGCTTTACTAGCACATTAATGTTTGGCAGGAAGAGTAACATTACTCCATCAGTTGCACATCCAATTTGTGCCATTAACTACTATCCTTGCACATTTGAAGTAGGCATGCAATTGTTGCATTCACTTCTAACCTTTCACCGCCACAACGTGCAACAGTGTTACTCCCACTTTACTTACATGTTTTTTATGGCATTTACTTTTATGAGTTAGTAGTAAGATATAACTCATGTAACTTCTACCATTATTCTCTTCATTACTCTTGTAACTCTTGAAACCTAACTACCTTTGATCTTCCTCCTTTACTACCATCATTCATTTGTTTTGAAGGctttctctcctataaatagaggtggtcttgcatatttttcaagtataagataatatagagttcacaaTAGTTactaaaaaagagagtttattagttgaaggaaggtgttctttttgtggagcaTTGAACTCAACTCTTCTCTAGAGTTGCTGAGTTGTTCTTTATGAGAAGGTTGTTGCATCCTGGAGgggaaaattcaaaaagattacTGCTTGACCGGTGAAAAAATTTGCTGCAgtaggcttgaatctccttaaagagagcgagatatccgcgcctcagccaaagaagaagataacttttatttttcttcaagagtttaaataatatacaccgatggtgtaaatttttttttatacggTCAGGTAGCTTAATAGGGGAAAATTTTGGCTGAGAAGCCTCTTTGAGTTCTCAATTCGCAAAATGACCTCCttgtttttttatcatttaaaaattaaaaaaattaattaaaaatggaccataataatatactaaaaaGTATGGGACCTAAAAATGAATGTACggcattttttcttttagataatCGCGCACAAATCTATAATCTGTCAAACATACTTTGTTTGTTAGAAGAGATATGTCAGCTTAGCATATGGTCATGAATTCTCGATTTTCTTGTTTATAAGTCCAAGatattaataaatcatataattgctttattttttgtaaaattgaaTGTACCTCATATTTCTTTTCGTATAATCGCCCACAAGTCTATGCTATGTCAGATTGATTTGTAATCTGTCTGTTAGTAAATATGCATTGGCTTCGCATATGGTCatgaattcttggttttcttgctTATTAGTTCATAATGTAAACTGATGTGAAATAGAGAATTATATGCAAAAAGTAAAGGGCTAAAGATAGAGTCAACACACTGAATTTAATGGAACTATCTTGACTGTTATTCATAGTCTGTGACTGCTGATTTTATATGCAGAAATACGtaacaaaataaaccaaaaaactGGAATCACTAACTAAGataactcctaaaaaataggaaataaattcACGATAAACTACTCTCCTAAAGACGAGGACAAAGCTGGAAATAGGACTTTATTTGCTGACTTTATTTGCTAACACTCTCCCTTAAACTGAAAGCTCACAAGCTTCAGGTTAACATTAGCTAGTTGAACGTTTCCATCGTGCCAATACCCATCGACCTCGTAAAGGGAGAAACCTGAGAGGTTTAGTTAAAATGTCCGCCAAGTGATCTTCACTTCCGCAATATTGAAGCTCGATTGTTCCTTCATTATTGAGATCTTACTGGAAATAATACTTCACATCAATGTGCTTGCTTCTTCCATGGTTCACAGGATTCTTTGACAACTTGATTGCAGAGTTGTTGTCACAAAATATTATAGTAGCATTTTCCATCTTGAATTGCAGCTCTTTAAGGATTCTCCTAAGCCAAATAGCTTAACAAGCACAAGCTGTAGCAGCTACAAATTCAGCTTCTGTACTTGATAATGTGACGATTGTTTGCTTTTTGGAGGACCACGATACAGCCCCTGTGCCTAGCATAAATACATAACCTGAAGTGCTCTTTATACTATCTTGATCTTCTGCATAATCGCAATCAGTAAAGCCAATCAAATCTGCCTTTTCTCCCTTCTCGTAGAAAATTCTAAAATCCTTGGTTTCCTGTAAGTAACGAAGAATTCTCTTCGCAGCTAAGAGATGCATTGCAGTTGGGCACTCCATATATCCACTGACGAGACTAATAGCATACATGATGTCTAGTATTGTAGAAGTTAGGTACATTAAACTACCCACAATTTGCTTGTAAAAAGTACTATCCGTCTTCTTTCCCCTCCCAGCTTTGGTTAGTTTCAAGCCAAACTCAACTGGAATGTTGGTTGGATTGAAATGTTGCATCTTAAACCTATTTAAAATTTCTCGCGCGTACTTCTTTTGGGAAACAAATATACCATCATTAGATTGCACTACTTCTAAACCAAGAAAGTAATGAATCCTACCAAGATCAGACATCTTAAATTCATTCATCATAGACCtcttgaaataagaaaacatGCCTTTATTATTCCCCATAAAGATGagatcatccacatacaaacacgCAATGAGCATTTTCCCATTCTCCCCAATTTTCACAAAAAGTGTAGGCTCATATGGACgcttttgaaaacccattttctGAAAATAAGCCTCAATGCGACTACACCAAGCCCATGgggcttgttttagtccataaagtgttTTCTTTAGTTGATAAACTTTATGCTCACTTCTAATCTTAACATAACTAGGGGGTTGTTCGATAAATACCTCTTCCTCCAAGTATCCGTGTAGAAAAGCATATTTGACATCCAATTAGAAGATCGGCCACAAATTTTGTGCTGCCAAGGAAATTAGCAATCTAATAGTGTCATGCCTTGCAACTGGAGCAAAAACTTCAGTATAATCCACACCATACTCTTGCTTGTATCCCTTAGCCACCAATCGTGCCTTATACTTGTCTATTTTGCCATTTTATTTTGGATTCGTCTTTCAATTGCTTCAATTTCAGCTTCCATCAcctttctccatttttcttctcTAACAGCACTCTCAAACATAATTGGGTCACAGTCTGCAAACAATGCAAAATAGTTAACCACATCATTATTTGCATTAATTCCTATTACCTCATATTCCATCATCCATGCAGGATTTTTGTGAGCACAACGAAGAGACTGAGCTGCTGCATCAGTTTCTTCTAAAGTTGTTGGTAAAGTTTGAGCAGTTGGTCAACTTTCAGAAGAGTTGGTAAAATTTCAGCAGCTTCGTGAGTTGAATTTGCTGCACTTTAGGGTATTGAATCTACTTTTTCGGCTCCTGTATCAAATATGATTGGAGTATACTACTGCATACTCCAATCCCAAGTGTTTTCTTCATCAAAAATAACATCTCTACTGATTACAATCTTCATCGTCAGTGGATTAAGCAATTTATATGCCTTCGATGATTCACTAACACTGagaaagatacatttttttcttttgtcatcAAGCTTCTTTCTCTTCTCATCTAGAATATTCGCATAGGTAATGCAACCGAAAATTCGGAAGTGGTCCACAGCTGGTTTTCTTCCACTCCAAGCCTCCTCTGGAGTCATGTTTTGAACAGCAAATGTTGAACTTCTATTTAACACATGAATACTCCAATTTACCGCTTCTGGCCAGAAAGTCTTTTCCATTTTTCCTTTGGCCAAGAAACTCCACACCATATTGAGAATGGTTCTATTCTTCCTCTCTGATAcacattttgttgtggtgtataagCAGTGGTGAGCTCTCTTTGAATTTCACTAAATTCACAAAAaacttgtaatgccccgaaatcaggtcccgagacgtcacacggtgcttaggatcacaagtgaccccaagctaacccttctactggcataacacataagaaactaaac
This window encodes:
- the LOC124894877 gene encoding uncharacterized mitochondrial protein AtMg00810-like translates to MGFQKRPYEPTLFVKIGENGKMLIACLYVDDLIFMGNNKGMFSYFKRSMMNEFKMSDLGRIHYFLGLEVVQSNDGIFVSQKKYAREILNRFKMQHFNPTNIPVEFGLKLTKAGRGKKTDSTFYKQIVGSLMYLTSTILDIMYAISLVSGYMECPTAMHLLAAKRILRYLQETKDFRIFYEKGEKADLIGFTDCDYAEDQDSIKSTSGYVFMLGTGAVSWSSKKQTIVTLSSTEAEFVAATACAC